The DNA segment GGCGGAAAACCTCAATTACCAACTGCGCTTCGGCTTCAGCAGTCGGACGTCGAGTCTGGGGCCGGCTTATACCCTGGGTGGCGCCGATACCTTGCGTGGCTACGTCCGCGATTCGCTGGAGGGCAACGCCTACGTGCTGGCCAACGTCGAATATCTGCACCCGATGTTCGGGCGCCCGCTGCTGCGTGGCGTGCTGTTTACCGATCTGGGTAATGCTTGGTATCGCGGAGACAGTGCCCCGTGGCGGCTTGATCCGGCGTTCGGAGTGGGGGTGCGCTGGCATATCGACTGGCTGGTAAACGTGGACCTGCGCGTGGATATGGCCTATGCGGTCGGCCAGAGGCGCTACCAGGTTTACGCGGGGTCGCGCTCGATGTTCTGAATTCAGCCGCCGGTCATGGACATGAAGCGCACGACCTTGGTCGGTTGCTCACGGAATTCGTGCCGTTCGGGTTTGAGGTCGATGGCCTGGCGCAGGGCGCCTTCCAGACCGGCATCGTCGATACCGGCACGTAGCAAGGGGCGCAGTTCCAGTTTGTCCTCCTGTCCGAGGCAGAGGTAGAGCGTACCTTCCACGGACAGGCGTACGCGGTTGCAAGTCTCGCAGAAGTGCTGAGAAATGGGTGTGATGAAGCCGATGCGCAGTCGGGTGCCGGCGACCTGGACGTAGCGGGCAGGACCGCCGCCAGGCATGACGCCAGGAATCAACTCGAAGCGTCGGGCAAGGCGCGCCTTGACGGTCTGGAGGTCGAGGTATTGATCGCCTGCATTGCGCCCGGTATCACCCATAGGCATGGTCTCGATGAAGCGCAGAGTGAAATCGTGGTCGATGCAGAACTGCACCATGTCCTCTATTTCGTCGTCGTTCACCCCGCGCATGGCCACCATGTTGATTTTGATGGGGCCGAATCCGGCGGTCTTCGCAGCCATCAGGCCGGAAAGGACCTTGTCCAGCTTGCCACCGGTGATTGACTTGAAGCGTTCCGGCTTCAGTGTGTCGAGGCTGACGTTGATGCGCGAAATACCAGCCTCGCGCAGCGCTACTGCAGACTTCGACAGGCGTGTGGCATTGGTGGACAGCGATAGATCCTCGATACCTGGGAGGTCCGCCAAGCGGCGGGCCAGGAGCGGCAGGTCTTTGCGAACCAAGGGCTCGCCGCCGGTCAGGCGTACGCGACGCACGCCCAGTCGTCCGAAGGCCGCGATAACGCGCTCGATTTCGTCGAAGTCGAGCCATTCCGCCGGTTCGCTGAAGTCTTTGAATCCACGTGGCATGCAGTAGCTGCAGCGGAGATCGCACTGGTCGGTGACCGATAGGCGGACGTATTCGATAGGGCGGTTGAAGCGATCGATCAAAGTCGTCATGGCGGGCAGTATACGCCCGGCGGCTGGGCTCGAATACTTGACAAAACTGCGGGTTATCGGGTTTTCGATGTGAACAATAAGTATTTTTTTTGTTCCATTAATTTTTTCGATTAGAAAATAAAAAAGACTAGTTTGAGTCTGGCCGCTGCGAGGGTCAGACTGCACTGTCTATGTTGTCGGACACAGTAGCCAGAGGTTCTGCATGAGCGCGATCCCCGAATTCGAAAACCACGAGAAACAGGAAGTCAAATACACCACCTGTTACATGTGTGCCTGCCGCTGCGGAATCAAGGTCACCGTGGAGGACAATCAGGTTCGCTTCATCCAGGGCAACCGCAACCATCCGATCAATAAAGGCGTGCTCTGTGCCAAGGGCAATGCCGGTATCATGAAGCAGAATTCGCCAGCCAAGCTGCGTTCCCCGTTGCTGCGTAAGCAGGGTAGCGAGCGCGGGAGCGGCGAATTTGAGGAAATCTCGATGGAGCGCGCGCTCGATATTCTGACCGAGCGCCTGCAGAAGATCCGCGAGACCGATCCCAAGAAGCTGGCCTATTTCACCGGTCGTGACCAGATGCAGGCACTGACCGGCCTGTGGGCCAGCCAGTTCGGCACCATCAACTGGGCGGCCCACGGTGGCTTCTGCTCGGTGAACATGGCCGCGGGTGGTCTGTACACGATGGGGCATGCCTTTTGGGAGTTCGGTGATCCCGATTGGGATCGCACGAAGTATTTCATGATGTGGGGCGTGGCCGAGGATCATGCCTCCAACCCGATCAAGATCGGTCTGGAAAAAATCAAGCGTCGTGGTGCCAAGTTCGTGGGCGTCAATCCCGTACGCACGGGTTACCAGGCGATCGCTGACGAATGGGTGCCGATACGTCCGGGTAGCGACGCGATGTTCGCCCTGTCGATGGCGCATGTGCTGCTCAAGCACGAGCAGTTCGACTGGGAATTTTTGATTCGCTATACCAACACCCCGTGGCTGGTGATCAATACCCCTGGCGAACAGGGTGATGGCCTGTTCGTCCGTGATGCCGATGGCAAGCCGATGGCCTGGGACATGGTCAGTGAGGCCTTCGTCGACGCCACGCGAGCAGACATTCAGCCGGCATTGTTCTGGGAAGGTAAGGGTCCGGATGGACGGCCTGTCAAGAGTGCGATGTCGCTTCTGGCCGAGAAATATCTCGACGAGCAATACGCCCCGAAGAATGCGGAGCAGGTGACGGGTATCCCGGCCGAGACCATCGAGCGTCTGGCGCTGGAGATGGCGCATGTCGCATTCAAGGAAACCATCGAGGTCGAGGCTGAGTGGACCGACTGGGCCGGGCGCAAGCACGACAAGTTCATTGGACGCCCCGTGTCCATGCACGCGATGCGCGGTATTTCGGCGCATTCCAACGGCTTCCAGGCTTGCCGCGCGATTCATCTGGTGCAGGTGCTGCTGGGCTCCATTGACTGCCCCGGCGGCCATCTGGCCAAGCCGCCTTACCCCAAGCACATCCCGCCGTCGATCAAGCCGGCCAAGGAAATGGCGCCGAATACGCCGCTCAAGAGCCCGCCACTGGGCTTCCCCAAGGCGCCGGAGGATCTGGTCATCGACGCCGACGGCAACCCGCTGCGCATCGACAAGGCATTCTCCTGGGATGCGCCGATTTCCAATCACGGTTTAATGCATATGGTCATCACCAATGCCGTGAAGGGCGATCCCTACCCGATCGACACGCTGATGTTCTTCATGGCGAACATGGCCTGGAATTCCAGCATGAATACCAAGGAGATGCAGGATCTGCTGCGCACACGCGGCGAGGATGGTGAATACAAAATCCCCTTCCTGGTCGTGTCCGATGCCTTCCACTCAGAGATGGTCAACTTCGCCGATCTGGTGATTCCGGACACCACCTACCTCGAGCGCTATGACACCATTTCGATGCTCGATCGTCCGATTTCTGAGGCGGATCTGGCCGCCGACGCGATCCGTCAGCCGATCATTAAGTCCGATCGGGACGTGATGGCCTGGCAGGAGGTTCAGGTCGAGTTGGCCGGTCGCCTCAAGTTCCCGGCCTTCACTAACTCGGACGGCACGCGCAAGTTCAAGGACTACAAGGATTTCATCGTCAACTACGAGAAGGAGCCGGGCATCGGTTTCCTGTCGGGTTGGCGTCTGGACGAAGATGGGAACGAAGTCCATCTTCGCGGCAAGCCGAATCCGAAGCAATGGGAACGCTATATCGAGAACCAGTCGTTCTTCGCCTATCACCTGCCGGAGCACACGCGCTACTACCGCTTTGCCAACAAGGATTACTTGGCGTTGGCCAAACATGCCGGCTGGGTGGGCTCGACAGACCCGATCATCATGGAGCTGTATTCCGAGACGTTGCAGAAATTCCGTCTTGCCGGGCAAGGGCTGTACGATGGTCCGCAGCCGAGCAAGCCGGAACACAAGGAGCGGATGGTGAAATATTTCTCGCCGCTGCCTGAGTACTACAAGCCGTTGGAGCAGTGTCGGATCGATGAGGATGAATACCCCTTCCACGCCGTCAACCAGCGCCCCATGTTCATGTACCACTCGTGGGATTCTCAGAACGCGTGGCTGAGGCAGATCATGTCGCAGAACTACTTGTTCATGAGCCGCCAGCGGGCCGTCGAGATGGGTATCGCGGACAAGTCCTGGGTCTGGCTGGAGTCGCACAATGGACGGGTTCGCGTGCAGGTCAAGCTGATGGAAGGCGTCGAGCGCAACACCGTGTGGACCTGGAATGCCATCGGCAAGCAGGCCGGCGCCTGGGGTCTCAAGCCTGAGGCCAACGAGGCGACCAAGGGCTTTCTGATGAACCACCTGATTCGTGAGCTGCTGCCGCGCAAGGGCGATGCGGTGGATAACATCACCAATTCAGATCCGGTGACCGGGCAGGCGGCCTGGTATGACCTGCGCGTGAAGATCACGCCGGCCGCACCGGGAGAGACCGGTAGCTGGCCGACCTTCGATACCATCAAGCGGCTGCCGAATGTGGCGGAATCACCGGATGTGCTGCGCTATCACTCGCACGAGCCAGTGGGCATACGGCGCGATCTTAGCGATGTGCTGACCCGCGGCCAGAAATAACGAAATAAGGAGCTAGGACCATGCGACTCGGTCTCGTCATCGATCTGGATACCTGCGTTGGCTGTCACGCCTGCGCGGTGGCCTGCAAACAGTGGAACACCTCGGGCACAACCGGCCCGCTGACCGACTACCGCCCGTATGGGGCCGACCCGAGCGGCGTCTGGTTCAATCGTATCCGCCATTACGAAGTGGGCGAGTATCCCAACAGCAAGACGATCAATTTTCCGATGTCCTGCATGCACTGCGAGGACGCAGACTGCGTGACGGTATGCCCGACAGGGGCGTCCTACAAGCGAAAGGAAGACGGGGTGGTCCTGATCGACCAGACCAAGTGCATGGGCTGCAACTACTGTTCGTGGGCCTGTCCCTACGGTGCCCGCGAGCTGGATCGCGAGTCCGGCACGATGAAAAAATGCACCCTGTGCATCGACCGTATTTACGACGAGACGCTCGCGGAGATAGACCGTCAGCCAGCCTGCGTGATCACCTGTCCGGCGCACGCACGCTTCTTCGGTGACTTCGACGACCAGAATTCCGAGGTCAGCCGCTTGGTGCGCGAGCGCGACGGAATGCAACTGATGCCCGAGTTGGGGTACAACCCGACCAACCGTTACCTGCCGCCGCGCATCAACACGCCGATCCCCACCGAGGATGTACGTCGCGACAGCCTCGCCGGCAAGGTCAAGGAATGGGTCAACAAGGCGGTGGCGCGCTGAGCCGCGCCGGTCCACTGCACGTAAGCTTGAGGTAAGTCACCATGCATCCGGCATTGTCAGTCATTTTTTTCACCGTCGTTTCCGGCGCGGGTTTCGGGCTGTATTCGCTCACCGCAATCCTGCAGCTATTTCGTCTCGGGCCGGCGATGGACCGCTCCGAGCTACTCACCGCGCTGATCACCGCCTTCGTGCTGATCGTGGCCGGCCTGATCTCTTCCACCGGCCATCTGGCCAATCCGAAGAACGCTTGGCGTTCCTTTATGCGGGTCAAGACCTCGTGGCTGTCGCGTGAGGCGGTGTTGGCCGTGATCTTCTTCCCCTTTGGCTTTCTCTACTTGCTGGGTGTTTACCTTTATGGCGCCCATGTCCCGGCGTTTTTCGGGCTGATGGGGTTGATTGGTATCGTGCTCGGTTTTATGACCGTCTTCGCGACGGGCATGATCTACGCGTGCCTCAAGACTATGCGCCAGTGGAACACCCCGCTGGTACCGGCCAATTACCTGCTCATGGGGTTGACGTTGGGTGCGTTGTTCCACTTGGCGATCGAGGCCTATTACGGGGCGAATCTTCAGTTCATCACCGGTGTGGCCGGTACGGCACTGGTCATGACCGGGGTGATGAAGGGCATCTACTACTACTGGATTATCAAGACCAGCGGGCCGAGCATCAATACCGCCACGACCTTCACGCGCGCGACGGTGCGCCTGTTGGATGTGGGGCATACGGCAGGTACCTTTCTGACGGAAGAATTCGGTTATCAGGTGGAGGCCGGTCGCCTGCTCATGCTGAAGGCGCTGGTATTCGGATTCGGGTTCATTTTGCCCTTGATCCTGATCGTAGCCGCGGCGGCGTCTCAGGGCGCTGGCTTTTTGCTGGCAACGTTGGCTGTATTGTCGTCACTTGCGGGTAAGGGCATTGAACGCTGGCTGTTCTTCGCGGAGGCGCGCCACGTGGTTAATCTGTACCACGGAGCACAGCACACCTAATTTTGGCTCCGTGTCGTATCACGCAAGACGCCCGCATACAGCGGGCGTCTTGCGTTTTAGCGTACATACCTACCGGATGTGAGTTGTCTCTGCATCTTGGCATCTGCGGGGCGCGTCGAGGCTGCGTTGTTCGATCGTAACGCTTTCGCTATGTGAGGTTTCGAGCTTTATAAGAGGGCGGCGGCGAGGTGTTCGTATGCCGCTTTTGACTGTAAGGGTACCTACCCGCAGGTGTCCTGGACGCTCTCGTACGCGATGTTTTCACGAGCCTGTGCGCAATGGCTGGGCCAGCATGACTGGGTCAGCGGTGGGGGCGCGATCCTAGTGTCGGTGGTGTCGCCACTGCAGCAACTGCTGGATCAGGGAGCCGACGCCGATCAGCATCACCACGATCATGACCAGAATGAAGGCGAGTCCAAGGTGGGCTAGGTTATGGATGTGTAGCCCCGTTGCGATGCTCAGGTCTGCCCAATGAGGCGCGAGCAGGCCAAAGAGCCCACCGGCGATGAAGACGATGCCACCCCAGCTCAGTGTGCGCCCTGCGGTGATCAGCGCAATGCGCCGTATCGCTTCTGCGGGCAGCCCGATGCGCTGCGCCGTCAGGCCGATGAGCGCACCCGAAATTGCCTGTACGAGGGTCGTGCCCAGGCCGAATAGGGCGCCTGGCAGCCAACCGAGTGCCGGACCT comes from the Acidihalobacter yilgarnensis genome and includes:
- the moaA gene encoding GTP 3',8-cyclase MoaA; the protein is MTTLIDRFNRPIEYVRLSVTDQCDLRCSYCMPRGFKDFSEPAEWLDFDEIERVIAAFGRLGVRRVRLTGGEPLVRKDLPLLARRLADLPGIEDLSLSTNATRLSKSAVALREAGISRINVSLDTLKPERFKSITGGKLDKVLSGLMAAKTAGFGPIKINMVAMRGVNDDEIEDMVQFCIDHDFTLRFIETMPMGDTGRNAGDQYLDLQTVKARLARRFELIPGVMPGGGPARYVQVAGTRLRIGFITPISQHFCETCNRVRLSVEGTLYLCLGQEDKLELRPLLRAGIDDAGLEGALRQAIDLKPERHEFREQPTKVVRFMSMTGG
- a CDS encoding molybdopterin oxidoreductase family protein, yielding MSAIPEFENHEKQEVKYTTCYMCACRCGIKVTVEDNQVRFIQGNRNHPINKGVLCAKGNAGIMKQNSPAKLRSPLLRKQGSERGSGEFEEISMERALDILTERLQKIRETDPKKLAYFTGRDQMQALTGLWASQFGTINWAAHGGFCSVNMAAGGLYTMGHAFWEFGDPDWDRTKYFMMWGVAEDHASNPIKIGLEKIKRRGAKFVGVNPVRTGYQAIADEWVPIRPGSDAMFALSMAHVLLKHEQFDWEFLIRYTNTPWLVINTPGEQGDGLFVRDADGKPMAWDMVSEAFVDATRADIQPALFWEGKGPDGRPVKSAMSLLAEKYLDEQYAPKNAEQVTGIPAETIERLALEMAHVAFKETIEVEAEWTDWAGRKHDKFIGRPVSMHAMRGISAHSNGFQACRAIHLVQVLLGSIDCPGGHLAKPPYPKHIPPSIKPAKEMAPNTPLKSPPLGFPKAPEDLVIDADGNPLRIDKAFSWDAPISNHGLMHMVITNAVKGDPYPIDTLMFFMANMAWNSSMNTKEMQDLLRTRGEDGEYKIPFLVVSDAFHSEMVNFADLVIPDTTYLERYDTISMLDRPISEADLAADAIRQPIIKSDRDVMAWQEVQVELAGRLKFPAFTNSDGTRKFKDYKDFIVNYEKEPGIGFLSGWRLDEDGNEVHLRGKPNPKQWERYIENQSFFAYHLPEHTRYYRFANKDYLALAKHAGWVGSTDPIIMELYSETLQKFRLAGQGLYDGPQPSKPEHKERMVKYFSPLPEYYKPLEQCRIDEDEYPFHAVNQRPMFMYHSWDSQNAWLRQIMSQNYLFMSRQRAVEMGIADKSWVWLESHNGRVRVQVKLMEGVERNTVWTWNAIGKQAGAWGLKPEANEATKGFLMNHLIRELLPRKGDAVDNITNSDPVTGQAAWYDLRVKITPAAPGETGSWPTFDTIKRLPNVAESPDVLRYHSHEPVGIRRDLSDVLTRGQK
- a CDS encoding 4Fe-4S dicluster domain-containing protein — protein: MRLGLVIDLDTCVGCHACAVACKQWNTSGTTGPLTDYRPYGADPSGVWFNRIRHYEVGEYPNSKTINFPMSCMHCEDADCVTVCPTGASYKRKEDGVVLIDQTKCMGCNYCSWACPYGARELDRESGTMKKCTLCIDRIYDETLAEIDRQPACVITCPAHARFFGDFDDQNSEVSRLVRERDGMQLMPELGYNPTNRYLPPRINTPIPTEDVRRDSLAGKVKEWVNKAVAR
- a CDS encoding dimethyl sulfoxide reductase anchor subunit family protein, encoding MHPALSVIFFTVVSGAGFGLYSLTAILQLFRLGPAMDRSELLTALITAFVLIVAGLISSTGHLANPKNAWRSFMRVKTSWLSREAVLAVIFFPFGFLYLLGVYLYGAHVPAFFGLMGLIGIVLGFMTVFATGMIYACLKTMRQWNTPLVPANYLLMGLTLGALFHLAIEAYYGANLQFITGVAGTALVMTGVMKGIYYYWIIKTSGPSINTATTFTRATVRLLDVGHTAGTFLTEEFGYQVEAGRLLMLKALVFGFGFILPLILIVAAAASQGAGFLLATLAVLSSLAGKGIERWLFFAEARHVVNLYHGAQHT